One Microbacterium sp. zg-B96 genomic region harbors:
- the pheT gene encoding phenylalanine--tRNA ligase subunit beta: MRVPLSWLREYVDVPADATPDDVLAALVSVGFEEEDVHGFDLQGPIVVGRVVEFVEEPQSNGKTIRWCQVDVGEANGGVRGIVCGARNFFPGDKVVVTLPGAVLPGPFPIAARKTYGHVSDGMIASAKELGLGDEHSGILRLVELGLDPEVGTDAIALLGLDDVAVEINVTPDRGYALSIRGVAREYAHATGADFRDPGERTWGELQQPVEGFAVAVDDRAPIRGRVGASEFVVRIVRDVDPTKPTPPWMIARLTLAGIRSLGILIDITNYVMLELGNPIHGYDLDKLQGGITVRRAQEGEKLTTLDGKERTLSGEDLLITDESGPIGLAGVMGGGPTEMTDATRNVLIEAAIFDTVSIARTARRHKLPSEASRRFERGVDPLIPFVAARRVADLMVEYAGGTLDTEVGGALFADVHIAGIDLSREFVPGLIGVDYSDADIVGALETIGCEVTETGAGWVVIPPSWRPDLTDKWTLAEEVARINGYDRIPSVLPVPPSGRGLTPAQAGRRRVANALAAAGYTETPSFPFTTADQNDLHGSTSGEHLSSVKLANPLDGQAPFLRRSLVPGLLQVAHRNLARGFGDLALFETGTVFLPEPGVAYGTDQVPPLAVRPDAATLAALDASIPPQPRHVAVLLTGHRVAKQPGQAAEAFDLGDALDAVRTIAVAAGVEISVAQGERAALHPGRTGVLTVGDTEVGYVGEVLPAVSEAADLPGRVIVAELDLDLVLSLAGDRVVVASLSGYPAATQDVSLVVPRGTPASAVRAALVDGAGELLESLRLVDDYRGPGLPDDAKSLTFALRFRAPDRTLTAAEATEAKLAGVAVAAERLGAAIRD; encoded by the coding sequence ATGCGCGTTCCGCTCTCGTGGTTGCGTGAATACGTCGACGTTCCGGCGGACGCGACGCCCGACGACGTCCTTGCGGCCCTCGTGTCGGTGGGGTTCGAAGAGGAGGACGTGCACGGCTTCGACCTGCAGGGCCCCATCGTCGTGGGCCGGGTCGTGGAGTTCGTCGAGGAGCCGCAGTCCAACGGCAAGACGATCCGCTGGTGCCAGGTCGACGTCGGCGAGGCCAACGGCGGGGTACGCGGCATCGTGTGCGGCGCCCGCAACTTCTTCCCCGGCGACAAGGTCGTGGTGACCCTTCCCGGGGCCGTGCTGCCCGGTCCCTTCCCGATCGCGGCGCGCAAGACCTACGGCCACGTCTCGGACGGCATGATCGCCTCCGCCAAGGAACTGGGCCTCGGCGACGAGCACAGCGGCATCCTGCGTCTGGTGGAGCTGGGCCTGGACCCCGAGGTGGGGACGGATGCCATCGCCCTGCTGGGCCTGGACGACGTCGCCGTCGAGATCAACGTCACCCCCGACCGCGGCTACGCGCTGTCGATCCGCGGCGTCGCCCGCGAATACGCCCATGCCACCGGCGCGGACTTCCGCGACCCGGGGGAGCGCACCTGGGGCGAGCTGCAGCAGCCCGTCGAGGGCTTCGCCGTCGCGGTGGACGATCGGGCGCCCATCCGCGGGCGTGTCGGTGCGAGCGAGTTCGTCGTGCGCATCGTGCGCGACGTCGACCCGACCAAGCCCACGCCGCCGTGGATGATCGCGCGGCTGACGCTCGCCGGCATCCGCTCGCTCGGCATCCTGATCGACATCACCAATTACGTGATGCTTGAGCTCGGAAACCCGATCCACGGGTACGACCTCGACAAGCTGCAGGGCGGCATCACGGTGCGTCGCGCGCAGGAGGGGGAGAAGCTCACGACCCTCGACGGCAAGGAGCGCACGCTCAGCGGCGAGGACCTGCTCATCACCGACGAGTCCGGCCCCATCGGCCTGGCCGGCGTCATGGGCGGCGGCCCCACCGAGATGACCGACGCCACCCGTAACGTGCTCATCGAGGCCGCGATCTTCGACACCGTCTCGATCGCCCGCACCGCCCGGCGGCACAAGCTGCCCAGCGAGGCATCGCGCCGCTTCGAGCGCGGCGTGGACCCGCTGATCCCGTTCGTCGCGGCGCGGCGCGTGGCCGACCTGATGGTCGAGTACGCGGGCGGCACGCTGGACACCGAGGTCGGCGGCGCCCTGTTCGCCGACGTGCACATCGCGGGCATCGACCTGTCGCGGGAGTTCGTGCCCGGGCTCATCGGCGTGGACTACAGCGATGCGGACATCGTCGGCGCTCTGGAGACGATCGGCTGCGAGGTCACCGAGACCGGTGCCGGCTGGGTCGTGATCCCGCCGTCGTGGCGACCGGACCTCACCGACAAGTGGACCCTCGCCGAGGAGGTCGCCCGCATCAACGGGTACGACCGCATCCCCTCGGTGCTGCCGGTGCCGCCGTCGGGCCGCGGGCTCACCCCTGCGCAGGCGGGGCGTCGCCGCGTGGCCAACGCACTCGCGGCCGCCGGGTACACCGAGACCCCGTCGTTCCCCTTCACGACGGCGGATCAGAACGACCTGCACGGCTCGACCTCCGGAGAGCACCTGTCCAGCGTCAAGCTCGCCAATCCGCTGGACGGCCAGGCGCCGTTCCTGCGGCGTTCGCTCGTGCCGGGCCTGCTGCAGGTCGCGCACCGCAACCTCGCCCGCGGGTTCGGCGACCTCGCGCTGTTCGAGACCGGCACGGTGTTCCTGCCCGAGCCGGGCGTCGCGTACGGCACCGACCAGGTGCCGCCGCTGGCCGTGCGGCCGGATGCCGCGACGCTCGCGGCGCTGGACGCGTCGATCCCGCCGCAGCCGCGTCACGTCGCCGTGCTGCTGACCGGTCACCGCGTCGCGAAGCAGCCGGGGCAGGCCGCCGAAGCGTTCGACCTCGGCGACGCGCTGGACGCCGTCCGCACGATCGCGGTGGCCGCGGGCGTCGAGATCTCCGTCGCGCAGGGGGAGCGCGCCGCGCTGCACCCCGGGCGCACCGGCGTGCTGACGGTCGGCGACACCGAGGTGGGGTACGTCGGCGAGGTGCTCCCCGCCGTCTCGGAGGCCGCAGATCTGCCCGGTCGCGTCATCGTCGCCGAGCTGGACCTCGACCTCGTGCTGTCCCTCGCCGGCGACCGGGTCGTCGTCGCGTCGCTGTCGGGATACCCCGCCGCGACGCAGGACGTCTCGCTCGTCGTGCCGCGCGGGACGCCGGCATCCGCCGTGCGCGCCGCGCTCGTCGACGGTGCGGGGGAGTTGCTGGAGTCACTGCGTCTCGTGGACGACTACCGCGGCCCGGGCCTGCCCGACGACGCGAAGAGCCTCACGTTCGCGCTGCGCTTCCGCGCCCCCGACCGCACGCTGACCGCCGCCGAGGCGACCGAGGCGAAGCTCGCCGGCGTCGCCGTGGCCGCCGAGCGCCTCGGAGCCGCCATCCGCGACTGA
- a CDS encoding AAA family ATPase, protein MLTTLAVSGYRSLRDVVVPLAPLTVVTGANGSGKSNLYRALRLLASTASGSLIAAVAREGGLPSVLWAGPENGGGQGTQRRGPVAVQLGFASDELGYLVDLGIPQVDPASVFARDPEVKREQVFAGPLAKPATLLIDRLRGATRVRDGGWTTLNQPLAPFESIVTDLADGDTAPELLTLRRMLGSWRFYDHFRVDAEAPARRPQVGTRSHTLDHGGENLAAVWATIQDAGFGDPLDRAVDAAFPGAKVQVTGADGLFSLALRLPGLLRPLQAAELSDGTLRYLLLCAALLPARPAPLIVLNEPEASLHSDLLEPLAGLIAAASDRTQLLVVTHATQLAEGLSDAVQVELQRTADGTVVAGQGMLDAPAWNWGSR, encoded by the coding sequence ATGCTCACCACGCTTGCCGTCTCCGGCTACCGGTCGCTGCGCGACGTCGTCGTGCCGCTCGCACCGCTCACCGTCGTCACGGGTGCCAACGGCTCGGGAAAGTCCAACCTGTACCGGGCGCTCCGATTGCTCGCGTCCACCGCCAGCGGCTCGCTCATCGCGGCCGTCGCGCGCGAGGGCGGGCTCCCCTCGGTGCTCTGGGCGGGTCCCGAGAACGGCGGCGGACAAGGCACACAGCGGAGAGGACCGGTCGCCGTGCAACTCGGCTTCGCCAGCGACGAGCTCGGCTACCTCGTCGACCTAGGCATCCCCCAGGTCGACCCGGCCAGCGTCTTCGCCCGCGACCCCGAGGTCAAACGAGAGCAGGTCTTCGCCGGCCCGCTCGCCAAACCCGCGACCCTGCTCATCGACCGACTGCGCGGCGCCACGCGCGTTCGCGACGGGGGCTGGACCACGCTCAACCAGCCGCTCGCCCCGTTCGAGAGCATCGTCACCGACCTCGCCGATGGCGACACCGCACCCGAACTCCTGACGCTGCGGCGCATGCTCGGCTCTTGGCGCTTCTATGACCACTTCCGCGTCGACGCCGAAGCCCCCGCTCGTCGCCCCCAGGTGGGCACTCGGTCCCACACGCTCGATCATGGCGGCGAGAACCTCGCGGCGGTGTGGGCGACGATCCAGGATGCCGGATTCGGCGATCCCCTCGACCGCGCCGTCGACGCGGCGTTCCCCGGGGCGAAGGTGCAGGTCACCGGCGCCGACGGACTGTTCTCACTCGCCCTGCGGCTGCCGGGATTGTTGCGCCCGCTGCAGGCCGCCGAGCTCTCGGACGGCACCCTCCGGTACCTGCTCCTGTGCGCGGCCCTGCTGCCGGCGCGCCCCGCCCCGCTGATCGTTCTCAACGAGCCCGAGGCGAGCCTGCACTCGGACCTGCTCGAGCCACTGGCCGGGCTCATCGCCGCGGCATCCGACCGTACCCAGCTGCTCGTGGTGACGCATGCCACGCAGCTGGCCGAGGGACTGTCGGATGCCGTACAGGTCGAGTTGCAGCGCACTGCGGACGGCACGGTCGTCGCCGGCCAGGGCATGCTCGACGCCCCTGCCTGGAACTGGGGATCGCGCTGA
- a CDS encoding NAD-dependent epimerase/dehydratase family protein — translation MTDVLILGGTGWLGSRIADQWLARGAKVTCLARGGRPAPDGARLIAADRAAPDAYAAVADREWDEIVDLSSDAAAVASAVVALASTTRHWTFVSTVSVYADDDVTGADESAPVVAPLAEGEESDYPHEKAAAEASVREALGHRAAIVRPGLIAGPEDPSDRFGYWVARFALAEDAAVLVPPTEGRGAAVIDVDDLADFVVAIGDARWTGVVNAVGDPHPLGEVLAEAREVAGHTGALVEASDEWLQAHGVAYWSGPRSLPLWLPPGHTGMWSRSHVAYTILGGRLRPLRMTLERTLEAERRAGLERERRSGLTRAEELALLTDLE, via the coding sequence ATGACAGACGTATTGATCCTCGGTGGCACCGGGTGGCTGGGATCCCGCATCGCCGATCAATGGCTCGCCCGGGGAGCGAAGGTCACATGTCTGGCACGCGGCGGGCGTCCCGCGCCCGACGGCGCCCGGCTGATCGCCGCCGACCGCGCCGCTCCCGACGCCTACGCCGCGGTGGCGGACCGGGAGTGGGATGAGATCGTCGACCTGTCGTCGGATGCCGCAGCCGTGGCATCCGCCGTTGTCGCGCTGGCATCCACGACGCGGCATTGGACCTTCGTCTCGACCGTCTCGGTGTATGCCGACGACGACGTCACCGGCGCCGACGAGTCCGCACCGGTGGTGGCACCGCTGGCGGAGGGCGAGGAATCGGACTATCCGCATGAGAAGGCGGCGGCCGAGGCGTCCGTGCGGGAGGCCCTCGGGCACCGCGCCGCGATCGTGCGCCCCGGGCTGATCGCGGGGCCGGAGGATCCGAGCGATCGATTCGGCTACTGGGTGGCGCGGTTCGCGCTCGCCGAGGATGCCGCGGTGCTCGTTCCTCCCACCGAGGGGCGCGGTGCCGCGGTGATCGACGTCGACGACCTCGCCGATTTCGTCGTGGCGATCGGTGATGCGCGCTGGACCGGTGTCGTCAACGCGGTGGGGGATCCGCACCCGCTCGGCGAGGTGCTCGCCGAGGCGCGCGAGGTGGCCGGGCACACCGGTGCGCTGGTCGAGGCGTCGGACGAGTGGTTGCAGGCTCACGGCGTGGCGTATTGGTCGGGCCCGCGGTCGCTGCCGCTGTGGCTGCCACCGGGGCACACCGGGATGTGGTCGCGCTCGCACGTGGCATACACGATCCTCGGTGGGCGGCTGCGGCCGTTGCGGATGACACTGGAGCGCACCCTCGAAGCAGAGCGGCGGGCCGGTCTCGAGCGCGAGCGCCGTTCCGGCCTCACCCGCGCCGAGGAATTGGCCCTTCTCACTGATCTCGAGTGA
- the argC gene encoding N-acetyl-gamma-glutamyl-phosphate reductase, producing the protein MTYSVAVSGASGYAGGEILRLLAAHPDIEIRTVTAHSNAGQPLIDHQPHLRSLAHLQLQDTTAEVLRGHDIVFLALPHGQSGQYTDALADTPLVIDAGADHRLTSADAWEQFYGGHFHESWTYGVPELPIAGGKQRDRLVGATRIAAPGCNASTVSLSLAPGVAAGVIEPGDIVTVLAVGPSGAGKSLKPNLLAAEVLGTANPYAVGGSHRHIPEIRQALAEAASKQTDSAGRAAAIGISFTPVIVPMSRGILATSTAPIAAGATDADIRRAWEDAYRDETFVQLLPEGRFPRTADVLGANTALMGLAIDRAANRVVVVTAVDNLVKGTAGAAIQSMNIALGLNEAAGLTVNGVAP; encoded by the coding sequence ATGACCTATTCGGTCGCCGTATCCGGCGCTTCCGGCTATGCGGGCGGCGAGATCCTGCGCCTGCTCGCCGCTCACCCCGACATCGAGATCCGCACCGTCACGGCGCATTCGAACGCCGGACAGCCCCTCATCGACCACCAGCCGCACCTGCGCTCGCTCGCGCACCTGCAGCTGCAGGACACCACCGCCGAGGTCCTCCGCGGCCACGACATCGTGTTCCTCGCGCTGCCACACGGCCAGTCCGGCCAGTACACCGACGCGCTCGCGGACACCCCACTCGTCATCGACGCGGGGGCCGACCACCGGCTGACGTCGGCGGATGCCTGGGAGCAGTTCTACGGCGGACACTTCCACGAGTCGTGGACCTACGGCGTGCCCGAGCTTCCCATCGCCGGCGGTAAACAGCGGGACCGTCTTGTCGGCGCCACCCGCATCGCCGCCCCCGGATGCAACGCCTCCACCGTGAGCTTGAGTCTCGCCCCCGGCGTCGCCGCTGGCGTCATCGAGCCCGGCGACATCGTCACTGTGCTCGCCGTCGGTCCCTCCGGCGCGGGCAAGAGCCTCAAGCCGAACCTGCTCGCCGCCGAAGTCCTCGGCACCGCGAACCCGTATGCCGTCGGCGGCAGTCACCGGCACATCCCCGAGATCCGCCAGGCGCTCGCCGAAGCCGCGAGCAAGCAAACCGACTCCGCCGGCAGGGCGGCCGCCATCGGCATCTCCTTCACCCCCGTGATCGTGCCGATGTCCCGTGGCATCCTCGCCACGAGCACCGCGCCGATCGCAGCCGGAGCGACGGATGCCGACATCCGCCGCGCCTGGGAAGACGCCTACCGCGACGAGACCTTCGTGCAACTGCTGCCGGAAGGCCGCTTCCCGCGCACCGCAGACGTGCTCGGCGCCAACACCGCCCTGATGGGACTGGCTATCGACCGCGCCGCGAACCGCGTCGTCGTCGTCACCGCCGTGGACAACCTCGTCAAGGGCACCGCGGGTGCGGCGATCCAATCGATGAACATCGCCCTGGGCCTGAACGAGGCCGCAGGCTTGACCGTGAACGGAGTAGCACCGTGA
- the argJ gene encoding bifunctional glutamate N-acetyltransferase/amino-acid acetyltransferase ArgJ: MSVTAAQGFEAAGVAVGLKSSGNADVAVVVNRGPRKVGAAVFTSNRAKANPILWSQQAIADGVVEAVVINSGGANCFTGSFGFQTTHQTAEKAAQLLGVSPGDILVCSTGLIGTGDEVFRGKVLDGVEQGIAALSPDGGEAASEAIMTTDSVPKRSAYRGEGWTIGGMAKGAGMLAPGLATMLVVITTDAVLDAAQADAHLREATRVSFDRLDSDGCMSTNDQVTLMASGASDVVPDPHAFRTALIAVCSDLARQLQGDAEGASHDITIQVTNAATEADAVTVGRSVARNNLFKAAIFGNDPNWGRVLAAIGTTDAAFDPYDVDVWMNDVRVCTAGGPDRPREEVDLTPRATRVLIDLKSGTETASILTNDLTHDYVHENSAYAS, encoded by the coding sequence GTGAGCGTCACGGCAGCACAGGGATTCGAAGCCGCAGGGGTCGCGGTGGGCTTGAAGTCCAGCGGCAACGCCGACGTCGCCGTCGTGGTCAACCGGGGGCCCCGCAAGGTGGGGGCCGCCGTCTTCACGAGCAACCGGGCCAAGGCCAACCCGATCCTGTGGTCGCAGCAGGCGATCGCCGACGGCGTGGTCGAGGCGGTCGTGATCAATTCCGGCGGCGCCAACTGCTTCACCGGCTCGTTCGGCTTCCAGACCACCCACCAGACGGCGGAGAAGGCGGCGCAGCTGCTCGGGGTCAGCCCGGGGGACATCCTCGTCTGCTCCACGGGCCTCATCGGCACCGGCGACGAGGTGTTCCGCGGCAAGGTGCTCGACGGCGTCGAGCAGGGGATCGCGGCGCTGAGCCCCGACGGGGGAGAAGCGGCATCCGAAGCCATCATGACCACCGACTCCGTGCCCAAGCGCAGCGCCTACCGCGGCGAGGGCTGGACCATCGGCGGCATGGCCAAGGGCGCCGGCATGCTCGCCCCGGGCCTTGCCACCATGCTGGTGGTGATCACGACGGATGCCGTGCTCGATGCCGCCCAGGCCGACGCGCACCTGCGCGAGGCCACCCGCGTCAGCTTCGACCGGCTCGACTCCGACGGGTGCATGTCCACCAACGACCAGGTGACGCTCATGGCCAGCGGCGCGAGCGATGTCGTCCCCGACCCGCACGCCTTCCGCACCGCGCTCATCGCGGTGTGCAGCGACCTGGCCCGCCAGCTGCAGGGCGATGCCGAGGGCGCGAGCCACGACATCACGATCCAGGTCACGAACGCCGCGACCGAAGCCGACGCCGTCACGGTGGGGCGCTCGGTGGCCCGCAACAACCTGTTCAAAGCCGCGATCTTCGGCAACGACCCCAACTGGGGTCGCGTGCTGGCGGCGATCGGCACGACGGATGCCGCCTTCGACCCGTACGACGTGGATGTGTGGATGAACGACGTGCGCGTGTGCACTGCCGGCGGCCCCGACCGCCCCCGCGAGGAGGTCGACCTCACGCCCCGCGCCACGCGCGTGCTCATCGATCTGAAGTCGGGCACCGAGACGGCGAGCATCCTCACCAACGACCTCACCCACGATTACGTCCACGAGAACAGCGCGTACGCCTCATGA
- the argB gene encoding acetylglutamate kinase, giving the protein MTDIQQTTPEEAAIKAGVLIESLPWLKRFSEQIIVIKFGGNAMVSEELQNAFAEDIAYLRFVGVHPVVVHGGGPQISKMLDRLAIPSEFKGGYRVTSTEAISVVRMVLTGQINPQLVSRINTHGPFASGLSGEDAGLFGGRRRGVHIDGVEHDLGNVGDVVEVDPQPVLDQLAAGRIPVVSSIAPDLDNPGQSLNVNADAAAAALAVALGATKLIVLTDVPGLYADWPDRSSLVSHLTSTELRAMLPRLESGMIPKMQACLDAVDGGVDTAAIIDGRQPHSLLVEIFTAQGVGTEVVAG; this is encoded by the coding sequence ATGACCGACATCCAGCAGACCACGCCCGAAGAGGCGGCGATCAAAGCCGGCGTCCTCATCGAGTCGCTCCCGTGGCTCAAGCGTTTCAGTGAGCAGATCATCGTGATCAAGTTCGGTGGCAACGCGATGGTGTCCGAGGAGCTGCAGAACGCCTTCGCCGAGGACATCGCCTACCTGCGCTTCGTGGGAGTGCACCCCGTCGTCGTGCACGGCGGCGGCCCGCAGATCTCGAAAATGCTCGACCGCCTCGCGATCCCGAGTGAGTTCAAGGGCGGCTACCGGGTGACTTCCACCGAGGCGATCTCGGTGGTGCGCATGGTGCTCACCGGCCAGATCAACCCGCAGCTGGTCAGCCGCATCAACACGCACGGCCCGTTCGCCAGCGGATTGTCCGGTGAGGATGCCGGGCTGTTCGGCGGCCGCCGCCGCGGCGTGCACATCGACGGCGTCGAGCACGACCTCGGCAACGTCGGCGACGTGGTCGAGGTAGACCCGCAGCCCGTGCTCGATCAGCTGGCGGCAGGCCGCATCCCCGTGGTCTCCAGCATCGCTCCCGACCTGGACAACCCCGGCCAGTCGCTCAACGTCAATGCGGATGCCGCGGCGGCGGCGCTGGCCGTGGCGCTGGGCGCCACCAAGCTCATCGTCCTCACCGACGTCCCCGGCCTCTACGCCGATTGGCCCGACCGCAGCTCGCTGGTCTCGCACCTGACCTCGACCGAGCTGCGCGCCATGCTGCCGCGCTTGGAATCGGGCATGATCCCGAAGATGCAGGCGTGCTTGGATGCGGTGGACGGCGGCGTGGACACCGCCGCGATCATCGACGGACGCCAGCCGCATTCGCTGCTGGTGGAGATCTTCACAGCGCAGGGCGTCGGCACGGAGGTGGTGGCGGGATGA
- a CDS encoding acetylornithine transaminase: MTADNWQEDAQRDLVRNVGDRSALFVRGEGAALWDADGRRYLDFLAGIAVNSLGHAHPAFVEAISAQAATLAHVSNLFATPWQLQLAAQLKRLAGTGDTGRVYFGNSGAEANEAAFKLARLHGGADRPRILALKDAFHGRTMGTLALTGKPYMQEPFLPMVPGVETIESTIEALEAAIDDRVAALFVEPIKGEAGVVELPEGYLQAAREITERHGALLIIDEIQTGAGRTGAWFAFQHAGITPDAITVAKGIGGGFPIGALITFGAAAELFYPGTHGSTFGGNALGTAVAAAVLAEIESADLVGNAAVRGPQIREAIAAIDSSLVEGCRGQGLLIGVALRHPVAGAVVAAAHEHGLIINAANDSTVRLAPPLTIGDVEIDEFAELFARALSTVEQALLLDVPADTEEASE; the protein is encoded by the coding sequence ATGACCGCAGACAACTGGCAGGAAGACGCGCAACGGGACCTGGTGCGCAACGTCGGCGACCGTTCGGCGCTGTTCGTGCGGGGGGAGGGTGCGGCGCTGTGGGATGCCGACGGGCGCCGCTACCTGGATTTCCTCGCCGGCATCGCGGTGAACTCCCTCGGCCACGCCCACCCCGCGTTCGTCGAAGCCATCTCCGCCCAGGCGGCGACGCTCGCGCACGTGTCCAACCTGTTCGCAACGCCCTGGCAGCTGCAACTGGCCGCGCAGCTGAAACGGCTGGCCGGCACCGGTGATACCGGCCGGGTGTACTTCGGCAACTCCGGCGCCGAGGCCAACGAGGCGGCGTTCAAGCTCGCCCGGCTGCACGGCGGAGCCGATCGCCCGCGCATCCTGGCGTTGAAGGACGCCTTCCACGGCCGCACCATGGGGACGCTCGCGCTGACCGGCAAGCCCTACATGCAGGAGCCGTTCCTGCCCATGGTGCCCGGTGTCGAGACGATCGAGTCCACCATCGAAGCGCTCGAGGCGGCGATCGACGATCGCGTCGCGGCGCTGTTCGTCGAGCCCATCAAGGGCGAGGCGGGCGTGGTCGAGCTCCCCGAGGGTTACCTCCAGGCGGCGCGGGAGATCACCGAACGCCACGGTGCACTCCTCATCATCGACGAGATCCAGACCGGCGCCGGCCGCACCGGCGCCTGGTTCGCGTTCCAGCACGCCGGCATCACCCCCGACGCCATCACCGTGGCCAAGGGCATCGGCGGCGGCTTCCCGATCGGCGCGCTCATCACCTTCGGTGCCGCGGCGGAGCTGTTCTACCCCGGCACCCACGGTTCTACGTTCGGCGGCAACGCCCTCGGCACCGCGGTCGCCGCGGCGGTCCTCGCCGAGATCGAGAGCGCCGACCTCGTCGGCAACGCCGCCGTCCGCGGGCCCCAGATCCGCGAGGCGATCGCCGCGATCGACTCGTCCCTGGTGGAAGGATGCCGCGGGCAGGGACTGCTGATCGGTGTCGCGCTGCGGCATCCGGTCGCCGGTGCCGTCGTCGCCGCCGCGCACGAACACGGTCTCATCATCAACGCCGCCAACGACAGCACCGTGCGGCTGGCGCCGCCGCTGACGATCGGCGACGTCGAGATCGACGAGTTCGCCGAACTGTTCGCGCGCGCCCTCTCCACCGTCGAGCAGGCACTCCTGCTCGATGTCCCTGCCGATACCGAGGAGGCATCCGAGTGA
- the argF gene encoding ornithine carbamoyltransferase, with the protein MTRHLLRDDDLTAAEQAEIIELAIDLKKDRWKTKPLAGPQTVAVIFDKSSTRTRVSFAVGIADLGGSPLVISTASSQLGGKETPADTARVLERQVAAIVWRTYAQAGLEQMAAGTTVPVVNALSDDFHPCQLLADLLTIREHKGELKGLTLTFFGDGCSNMSHSYALAGVTAGMHVRIASPEAYAPRADVVADADRRAAETGGSLTLYTDPIEAAAGADVIVTDTWVSMGKEEEKIARLRDLGAYKVTSETMTLADPGAIFIHCLPADRGYEVDAEVIDGPQSVVWDEAENRLHAQKALLVWLLRQQ; encoded by the coding sequence GTGACCCGTCACCTGCTGCGCGATGACGACCTGACCGCCGCCGAACAGGCCGAGATCATCGAGCTCGCGATCGACCTGAAGAAGGACCGCTGGAAGACCAAGCCGCTCGCCGGCCCGCAGACGGTCGCGGTGATCTTCGACAAGTCATCCACGCGCACCCGCGTCTCCTTCGCCGTCGGCATCGCCGACCTGGGCGGTTCGCCGCTGGTGATCTCCACCGCCAGCAGTCAGCTGGGCGGCAAGGAGACCCCTGCCGACACCGCCCGGGTGCTGGAACGCCAGGTCGCCGCGATCGTGTGGCGCACCTACGCGCAGGCCGGGCTCGAGCAGATGGCGGCCGGCACCACCGTGCCGGTGGTCAACGCCCTGAGCGACGACTTCCACCCCTGTCAGTTGCTGGCCGACCTGCTGACGATCCGTGAGCACAAGGGCGAGCTCAAGGGCCTGACGCTGACGTTCTTCGGCGACGGATGCAGCAACATGAGCCACTCCTACGCCCTTGCCGGCGTCACGGCGGGTATGCACGTGCGCATCGCGTCGCCCGAGGCGTATGCGCCGCGCGCGGACGTCGTCGCCGACGCCGACCGTCGCGCCGCCGAGACCGGTGGATCGCTGACGCTGTACACCGACCCGATCGAGGCGGCCGCCGGTGCCGACGTCATCGTCACCGACACGTGGGTGTCGATGGGCAAGGAGGAGGAGAAGATCGCGCGCCTGCGCGACCTCGGCGCCTACAAGGTGACCTCCGAAACGATGACGCTGGCCGACCCCGGGGCGATCTTCATCCACTGTCTGCCCGCAGACCGCGGCTACGAGGTCGACGCGGAGGTCATCGACGGCCCGCAAAGCGTCGTGTGGGATGAGGCCGAGAACCGGCTGCACGCGCAGAAGGCCTTGCTGGTGTGGCTGCTGCGGCAGCAGTAG